The region TCAGACTTTCCAAGATATCCGTTTCCTTCTTTGTCAAGGACACAACATCATCTCCCAACCGCAATTCGAATCGTTCCGGGAACAACCGCAGTCCTTCTTTAACTAACACTCTTTCCTCGTGCTTCACTGCATATTCTCCATACGCCCGCCTTAGTTGGCTGCGAATTTTGGCCATGACAATATCCGGAGAAAATGGCTTGGTAATGAAGTCGTCCCCACCATTTTCCAATGCCATGACCTGGTCCATTTCTCCGGTGCGTGCAGAAATGAAAATGACCGGGCAAATCGACTGTTTACGAATTTGCCGACACCAATAATAACCATCATAACTAGGTAAATTTATATCAAGCAAAACAAGATCTGGCTGTTCCTTGTTAAATGCATCCATTAAATGTTCAAAATCATCCGTTACAGCAACCGCATAACCGTATTTCGTAATATAGGAATGAAGATATTCGGCAATTTTCAAGTCGTCTTCTACAATCATGATTTTTTCCATGCATGTTTCCCCCTTGGAATGGTATCAATTACTTGTGTGGTTCTTTCATTATATCCATGCGGCGCCTCTTGGTTTCGATCGAGTCCTTCCTTTTTTCGATCGAGTAATAATATCTAAATCTTCATCAGAATAGCTGACATGGTTTAGTTCTATGGCTGCTCTATCGATTGATTTCGTTGTTTACTCCATGGTGAAGTTCTTTTCTGAAATAGGTATAAAAGAGAAGCAGGAGAGAGAACCTCCTGCTGAACAAATCTTATTCTATCATTCCTTTTGCTGATTTAAAAGCGCGCGTTTTTGCTGGAGAAGCTTTTGAAATTCCTGATCCAGTTCATCCGATGGCTCCAGGCTGAGCTTGCTTAATGTTTCTGTTATCTTCGTTTCAATAATCATTAACTGCTGTTCGATTGGATCTTCTTGCGTCTCTTTTTCCGTTGGTTCTTGATGGAGCTGCTGGATGTTCCCATCAAAAAAGGTGAGCTGCTGCTGATTTATTTCAATGACCTTGGTTGCGATATTTTCGATAAACTGCCGGTCATGGGATACAAATAAAACAGTACCCTCATAGGCTTGAAGCAGACCCTCTAATGCTTCGACCGCCTCTATATCGAGGTAGTTTGTCGGCTCATCCAGAATAAGCATATTGATATCACTGACAAATAGCTTTGCAAATGCCACCTTAACCTGCTCACCGCCGCTAAGCACGTGAACAGGCTTAAATACATCA is a window of Lentibacillus daqui DNA encoding:
- a CDS encoding response regulator transcription factor, encoding MEKIMIVEDDLKIAEYLHSYITKYGYAVAVTDDFEHLMDAFNKEQPDLVLLDINLPSYDGYYWCRQIRKQSICPVIFISARTGEMDQVMALENGGDDFITKPFSPDIVMAKIRSQLRRAYGEYAVKHEERVLVKEGLRLFPERFELRLGDDVVSLTKKETDILESLMDRYPRVAGREDLLEKLWDEQAYVDENTLNVNITRVRKKFQELGIEDAVETVRGAGYRLQITWKED